The stretch of DNA ATTCTGTTCTCTTCACCTGCTGGCTTCATGCTTTTTCCAATGGCCTTGGAGGCTTGGTGTCTGTGAGCGTAGAGTATTTTTATATCGTTTGCGAAGTTTAGAGTGTTATGCCGATCAAGATAACGCCCAAGGAACCCGTCTCAGGTAAAGAGAGGAAGAGGCGCTACCTTGCAGTAAAGGACATCATGGTTATGCGGTACAAGCTAGCCCTCAAGAGTGCCGGCACGCTCAGCGATGAAGAGATCGAAAGGGCTGTGAAGAGGTACGAGGAGGGCTTAAGCAGGGTTGATGAGTCTAAGCTCGAAGCATTCGATCAGCAGGCGGAGCTTGACAAGAGGCTCGGCGAGCTGCTCACCAGGAACAACATCATCGGTGTTAATCGTGTAGCCTACCGCTCGTTCGCCCTCAAGCTTCTCGCTCACACTCGAAAAGGCGGCTCGCTCTCGAGGCAATTCGTCGAAAAGCTTATCGAAGAGTACGCGACGGTGGAGCGCCTGAAACGCGAAGTATTAGAGGAGATCGCGCGTGAGCTGTTTGGAGTCTCGCTTTCCGATCCCCGTGACTAGTCGCTCAGCACCCTTCATTCATCGATTGGTCTCTCCACTGCGGCGAAAGGTTCTCAACGAGTCAGGTATTCAGCTAGGGTAAAATAATTATGGGAGCACGGTGGATAATAACTAGTGAGTATAGCCTCACGAGGTACTCGAGCTCCTCCTCCCTGTCCACGAACCTGCCGCGCATGTTAGTATCCTTATACTAATTATCGTTATCTTAATGATCGTGATACTAAAAAATTGGGCTCTATTTTTCAGGCTTGATTGCTATGAGGAGGCCGGGGTCGGTGTCGACGGTTGTGGCTGCCCAGCCTGCTTCCCTGGCGAGCTGGAGTACTCTCCTGGCTGGGGGCGTGTGGGCGTTGTGGTAGAGTGCTATGCCGCCTGGCCTGAGCTTTGGGCTGGCCAGCTCCCAAGTGCGGGTGTAGAGGTGCTTGTCGACGTCGACGAAGAGGATGTCGACGGGCTCCTGCAGCCCCTCAAGGAACGAAACGGCGTCGCCGCAGACGGCCTTTAGCTGCAGGGGCGCGTTCAGGGTGGCGAGGGCTTGGCTGAGCCTGGCGCACCGGGATGGGTTTGACTCGACCGCGTATACCCTCCCGTCCCTTACGGCGGCGTCGGCGAGTGCTTTGGCGATCCAGAGGGTGGAGTAGCCTACGCCTGCCCCGGCGTCGACTGCGAGGACGCTGCTTCTGCGGGTGGAGTACGTGTATGCTAGCGCGTAGAGAACTAGGCCGTCGCAGCGGGTGATCCTGGGGATGCCGAGGGAGTCGGAGAGGGCCTCGAGCCGCTCCAGCGCCTCGTCGAGACTATAGCCCACGCTCATTTAACCCGTGTGGCTGTAAAAAACTGATGCCTGAGCGTTGCAGTGAGCATTCCGGGGCTAAGCATTTATGGAGGCTCAGCGCGAGATCTGTGGGCGTTCCCCTGTGGACGGCAGGGTGGTTGTCTTACCGGCCGACTTCCACCTGCTGGAGGGCGAGCAGCCGCTCTGGTACGGGAGGAGGAGCTGAAAGGCGAACTGGCCTCTCCTACTTCTCTTCCTGCTCACCTTCTGGATCTTGGGCCTCGGGTTCCTGTTCCTCCTCTGGGCTTACCTGCGGGTCCGCTCCACCGAGTACCTGCTCACCAACCTCCGCGTCTACGCCAAGTACGGCTTGATCGGCAGGAGGGTGGTCGAGGTGCGGCTCGACAGCATCACGGGCTCGATCGTGTCTCAGGGGCTATTCGGGAGGGTGCTGAACTACGGCACCGTTATACTCAGCGCCCCCGGACACTACGCCGGTAGCGTGGTGCTCGCGGACGTTGCTGACCCGTTGAGGGTTAGAGC from Infirmifilum sp. NZ encodes:
- a CDS encoding PH domain-containing protein, which produces MGLGFLFLLWAYLRVRSTEYLLTNLRVYAKYGLIGRRVVEVRLDSITGSIVSQGLFGRVLNYGTVILSAPGHYAGSVVLADVADPLRVRALIEDARLRHRPPA
- a CDS encoding O-methyltransferase, whose protein sequence is MSVGYSLDEALERLEALSDSLGIPRITRCDGLVLYALAYTYSTRRSSVLAVDAGAGVGYSTLWIAKALADAAVRDGRVYAVESNPSRCARLSQALATLNAPLQLKAVCGDAVSFLEGLQEPVDILFVDVDKHLYTRTWELASPKLRPGGIALYHNAHTPPARRVLQLAREAGWAATTVDTDPGLLIAIKPEK